TTCCATGCTAAATACCGAtatagaaacatacatattaatttgttaataaatgtAATGTACTTTTCATTGCACTTCAATTTTCGGTTATGAATTATAgaattaataaaagtgaaatcatcactttgaagtaaaataaaaaattaacttatcCCAAATAAAAATCAACTGATACTATAAACGAATTATTCTCCAGATCGCTCGCTCTTTCACcaaaaaagcaaaatgaaaaatatgctcGAAGCTTTAagtagaattaattaaaaattaaacaagtatATAAACTTTAAGGTAATTGGGACCTTACTAAAAGGTTTACAtacataagaataaaaatacatacatttatcaaatcctgtacatgcatatgtacatatgtataaaaacctAGTAAAAAGTTGTTACGATTTTCCTTGCTGGGATTGCACCGTTCTCATACAAAATAGAATTGAGGATTTAAAGTGCATACAACTACAacacatttacaatttcttctttGCTTACATGTTTTTATGTTCACTTGCGCACAGcgattatattgtatgtatgtaatgcacTTAAACGGCGCTCCAACGTGGAGTCTTTGTCGCTCATTACCGGCATTTTCTCTTCTGGTGTAAGGCATTGTGTTCACACGAGTGACATAAGTCCGACAACTTCAGTCAGACCATTTTCTACATTTTCTTTCATATCACAATCACAAATTCTTGTGTGTCCAAAATCTTCATCCTTATTTAcccttttctaaaaatttctgttatattatgcatatttgcagatatactatatgcattttaaatattaaaatagataaTACTATTCAAATTTCCGAACATAAAGTAAATATTCATTTGACACCGAGCGCTATCGCaaacatgaaaataatttcaaaacttgTTTCCCTTCGTCTTTCCCTGTCGTCCCCTCGTCAACAACAACTCGGTGGCAAAAAGAGTCTTCGTCTGAACATACGCGTATCGCTAGTAAAGCTTACAACGCAGAGGCAAAAGAATGCCTACCAGAATTCTCTCTATGTTCCGTTGCATGCGCTTAGTAGTACGTTGAAATTCACACCTTGCAGCATGCAATACAAATGTGTGGTGGATATATTTaagttgatatacatatgtacatatatagtatttatagaTGCTGACAACAGAGACGATGTTGAATTCTAAACTCATTAAACCACATTTCGTTTGCAGAACCTAATACGCTTAATACTTAGTTATAGCATGGCCAATTTTAATCTATTTATTCTAAATGAAAAACAGGAAcactgtttttgaaattttcaataataaaacaaaaagttttatgttatgatgtagttctaaaaattttgatatgtttttgtaataaaaaatagttttgtaaaAATAGGTCGGCTAGCAACCGCAATGTTTATCTTCTatccattttcattgaaaatattataaagatgacaatcagctgtttacgaGAGTTTCAAACTCGCATAGCTGCCACCTGTCACCTACAAATTTGGATCTGATTAAGTGCGCAGTTAACCCGGATTAACGCTGCCATCTGTCAAGGCTATTAAGTACATACGAATTTATTCACAAATTCCATAACAACACAGCCAACTTACATAATTTACAAGAATCCATTAGGCCCAAAGATTTTAACTCTTTAGGGGTTACATGAGGTTACTcgagtgttttagttaaaacattaaataagaacttggacgaaggaaaaaaatattaaaattgattgTTCGCAGACAATGAAAATTacaatgaaaatttcgcaacatttttttttcaagtagttgtaATGGAAGAAATGGTTAAGTACATAGTTTCCGAGAAATCTTGCTAACCGACTTCAAAacactgtttcgagaaaaacgtctCTAAAGAcagcgcacttagcctagctaccCTCGAGGTCACAAGGTCTTAAAtctgtatctccaaaactattactcggattaacttgaaaattttggacAATATTCCAGaggtattgtaaaatttaaaaagataataaaaaatcgtttttttttttaacccatTAACGCGttgaaggatttttcaaaatatttgagatatgaaggcttttgaattttattaatatacttttatatttgcaaCTGCTAATTGCGTATCATATTggttatttatactcttgcaacctgttgctaaaGAGtacatataatagttttgttcacctaacgggtGACTGTCTCTTCGTCCGTTCGATCTGCAAGCtgaaacttaaataaaaattggaatACCTTGATGAAGACCGGTATGTGCattctttagaaaaaaaatgagtAACACCGaaatgggtgatggtgttgcgaatagtacgttcAGTAGGCGggttatgttgaccataagttaagCAAAAcgtgcgaaacacattcttgcagaatgccaaacaatactaaataaaaataacatagcAGTTGGACACGTCTCAAGCTTAATCTGTCAAAAGAAGgcttttgaagcttttttttaacgaaagacAATGTCAGTCGGTGTTTGAGTTATAAATATCAATGCCAGGAAAATAATTTAAGacgtaaaatttattttaattcttgcaagttgcaagagtagaaaatgttcggttacacccgaacttagcccttccttacttgttttaattaacAGTTTTGCAGGAGAACTAGTTCGTAAAAATTGGCAGTCCTTGCGTGATCAATACCGTAGAGATCTGAAGAGACAAGTGGTCGACGGAATTGAACCATCATGGGTGCATTTCGACGATATGTCTTTCATTCGGAAATTTTTGCGTCCTCGACAATTCAAAGCATGTCCCGATTTAGAAGAAACGGAAATTGTAAGAAAAGAATgtcatgaaaaaaatattaaaacaaggGGATCACATTCGAAGATATTTCGTACATCAGGCAATTTTATGACCCAGATCTTTCCCACAGGTAACTATATAAAAGCtgctttatatacatagatttaACTTACGTTATTAAACAACTTTACAGCACACGATCATTCAAATGCAGCTTACAAGGAACATCAAGAAAGTGGTGATACACCTCCACTAGTAAATTCGGCAATTCGTCTTCATAGgccaattaaaatgaaaatacacaaTCAGtcggttgaaacaaaaaaatacaatgcTTCTATGGGGGTACGCACAGcgttgaatttcaattttaatttaatattcatagtttataaatattttgtgtcaTTTTCTACAACTCCACAAGCGCTGTGACATATTTTTGAAGGATTTTTATCGAATTTTgtaatgatattttattttagccaCCGCATGAAACTGCAAATGAACTCTTAGTACCAAGGGCACAAATTCCGAAAATTCGAATCAAGAATTTATCTGCAAAATCCGAAATCAAAATGCATAGGAAAAAGTATGCAGTGAAGAAAAGTAGGGAAGCTCAATACTTAACACGATCTAGAAGCAGTTCCAAAATAATAGAAGCACGCAATGAGCCTCTTACCCCAAAAAAAGCTAATTTAAGGCAAAATGAGAGTTGTATAAATGAAGTTTGCTTCGAACACACTCATTCACAAATGGAAAATGGAGCAGGTATTCACTTTATTTTCACTCCATCATCACTTTTGACTAACATATGCATGTACTATATCTCGATTTTGCATTTACTTAAGAATCCACACCTGGCAATCAATCAGAACGAATCCCGCCTGTTAATAATGTTAACAAAACTTCCACAAACATCGAAATACCGGAAATAGAAATTAAAGACGAAGTCATAATATTAGCAGATGAAAACGAAAAAGTTGAGGACACGGCTGCTACTCCggagatctctacaaatataaTGGAACTCGAAGTttctataaatgaaaaaaatccagTTGAATTTACTAagaatacaagtatttacaacACAAGTAAAAGTAAAGAGATAGAAAAGGAAACCACTGCCAAAGAGGATGATGATTATCATTTCGTGATTAGTCTGTTGCCAACATTGCGACGGATTACTCATGATCGCAAACTAAGAACGCGGATGGAAATAATGAAAGTTGTAATGGAGGCGGCACAAAGCGATAACACATGAACAAGATTAaaccatatattgtatatactatgtataccCTATTACTATTATTAAATAAGTTTGAATAGAGCgatggtcaaataaaaatatgtgactTTAAGTGGTGACAAACGTAGAAACATAATTACTCTCAATTCTATCGAAACTTTTGCTACTATCTTTTAAACTCAAGGAGGTAAGTCATAATTTGAACTCGTTAAGTAGGGAAAATGTAActgaatttttattcttaattgcTGAGGATAACTGCCCTtggtttaaaaatgttttatagatTATTAACTTAGCTTTTGCATAGTAAGGAGACTCCAAGCAGTGTGCATCAGCTCAAACATatcgaaataataaataaggtaatgcttttgttgttttttatgaaGAAACCTATGcacctttttattaaaatattttaactttatcGCGTGAGATgaaacatttcatatttttttttttatatgcagGTATTCGTCAGTATCCAGATAAAAGTTGAATTAATATTGATTTGCACTTATTCCTTCATTGGCACTGCTATTATTATAATTAGAAcagcacatacttacatatatgcaatt
This genomic stretch from Bactrocera dorsalis isolate Fly_Bdor chromosome 5, ASM2337382v1, whole genome shotgun sequence harbors:
- the LOC105225588 gene encoding uncharacterized protein LOC105225588, translating into MDIEENKEYRSELIKLVHKNEIIWDKTKKVRLSYAKKTAIWNSIGKELGKPGELVRKNWQSLRDQYRRDLKRQVVDGIEPSWVHFDDMSFIRKFLRPRQFKACPDLEETEIVRKECHEKNIKTRGSHSKIFRTSGNFMTQIFPTAHDHSNAAYKEHQESGDTPPLVNSAIRLHRPIKMKIHNQSVETKKYNASMGPPHETANELLVPRAQIPKIRIKNLSAKSEIKMHRKKYAVKKSREAQYLTRSRSSSKIIEARNEPLTPKKANLRQNESCINEVCFEHTHSQMENGAESTPGNQSERIPPVNNVNKTSTNIEIPEIEIKDEVIILADENEKVEDTAATPEISTNIMELEVSINEKNPVEFTKNTSIYNTSKSKEIEKETTAKEDDDYHFVISLLPTLRRITHDRKLRTRMEIMKVVMEAAQSDNT